A genomic region of Fodinisporobacter ferrooxydans contains the following coding sequences:
- a CDS encoding YgaP family membrane protein yields the protein MIKQNVGTWDAYTRLVIGLTALGCGIGRSVRRRDLTSYFLIAGGAIKVAEGITRVCPLLYSMGISTTEKAEISPTVHLSDKPVETQEAVHD from the coding sequence ATGATCAAACAAAATGTAGGTACTTGGGATGCTTACACTCGGTTAGTGATTGGATTAACGGCACTTGGTTGTGGAATTGGACGTTCCGTTCGTCGGCGGGATTTGACAAGCTATTTCTTGATTGCCGGCGGTGCAATAAAAGTGGCTGAAGGAATTACTCGCGTTTGCCCTTTACTGTATTCAATGGGAATTTCAACAACTGAAAAAGCCGAAATTTCTCCTACAGTCCATTTATCAGATAAACCTGTCGAAACTCAAGAGGCTGTTCATGATTAA
- a CDS encoding methyl-accepting chemotaxis protein, giving the protein MKKKLEWQLIIVTVIVSIITYGCSEILLLWQKKTGDSGTHALVISALILLGGVIWQVLLAGFGAKYIVGQVRKLHNAVMEMKNGNYNVNIPTPKIKNELSDVAIAFSELVLVLRQYREEMDHSIATLRNSVENVQKLVQTAHEGSLTIDFAMKEIATGSMNQVEAVDSQMTIANQTLEISNRIESDVKSGIRAMTELHRAINEGSTRSEQISHETIRANTASDQTIAMTRKLQQRGQNIVEILQTVEEIANRTNLISLNASIEAARAGEVGRGFAVVANEVRALAEQSQEANHDIQEVIQSMLSDIHDVVQAVENTSTSFAKVDQARDIIQQSFVTIKEAVQSVSNVVNEVQNDVAHQRESMDLLNEKAKQIQGNVQHVTAMTEEISATTTEQTRAMDHIDETLLDLTNIAERLKHLQATS; this is encoded by the coding sequence ATGAAAAAAAAATTGGAATGGCAATTGATCATTGTTACTGTAATCGTATCCATCATTACTTACGGCTGTAGTGAAATTCTGCTTTTATGGCAGAAAAAAACCGGCGATTCCGGCACACATGCATTAGTAATTTCTGCTCTGATTCTTTTGGGAGGGGTTATTTGGCAAGTATTGCTTGCCGGTTTTGGTGCGAAATACATTGTTGGACAAGTAAGAAAACTTCACAACGCCGTGATGGAAATGAAAAATGGAAATTATAACGTTAACATTCCAACACCGAAAATTAAAAATGAACTTTCCGATGTAGCGATAGCATTTTCCGAGCTAGTCCTTGTATTGCGTCAATACCGGGAGGAAATGGATCATTCCATTGCTACCCTGCGTAACTCTGTAGAGAATGTACAAAAACTAGTACAAACAGCCCACGAAGGCTCTTTGACAATTGATTTTGCAATGAAAGAAATTGCAACAGGCTCGATGAATCAGGTGGAAGCTGTGGATTCCCAAATGACAATTGCAAATCAGACTTTAGAAATATCAAATCGAATCGAGTCGGATGTAAAGTCAGGGATACGCGCCATGACTGAACTGCATCGGGCAATCAACGAAGGGAGTACCCGATCAGAACAAATCAGTCACGAAACCATTCGGGCCAATACGGCCTCTGATCAAACAATTGCAATGACTCGAAAATTACAACAGAGGGGTCAGAATATTGTTGAAATTTTACAGACTGTCGAAGAAATTGCGAATCGGACAAACTTGATATCTTTAAATGCTTCAATTGAGGCGGCACGTGCTGGCGAAGTCGGGCGGGGGTTTGCAGTCGTAGCCAATGAAGTTCGGGCATTAGCTGAACAAAGCCAAGAAGCCAATCACGATATTCAAGAAGTGATACAGTCCATGCTAAGTGATATTCACGATGTCGTTCAAGCTGTAGAAAATACCAGTACTTCCTTTGCTAAAGTAGATCAAGCCCGTGATATCATACAACAGTCTTTTGTGACGATCAAAGAAGCAGTTCAGTCCGTCTCAAACGTTGTAAATGAAGTTCAAAATGACGTTGCGCATCAGCGGGAAAGTATGGATCTATTAAACGAGAAAGCAAAGCAAATTCAAGGAAATGTACAACACGTAACTGCAATGACCGAAGAGATTTCTGCAACGACAACAGAGCAGACGAGAGCAATGGATCATATTGATGAAACATTATTAGATTTGACAAATATTGCAGAACGGTTAAAACATTTACAAGCAACTTCTTAA
- a CDS encoding PAS domain-containing protein — protein sequence MILGDAVIATNSDHQILELNREYEQACGYNHSQLIGKKAEFIKSGLTPKYVYNALKESLSQNKSWMGILTNRKPDGYLWNPPLITGIIC from the coding sequence ATGATTTTGGGAGATGCGGTCATTGCTACGAATTCAGATCACCAAATTCTTGAACTTAACAGAGAATACGAACAGGCATGTGGCTACAATCACTCCCAATTGATAGGAAAAAAAGCCGAATTTATAAAATCAGGTCTAACTCCTAAATATGTATATAATGCCTTAAAGGAATCCCTAAGCCAAAACAAAAGCTGGATGGGAATATTAACAAATAGAAAGCCGGATGGATATTTATGGAACCCACCTTTAATAACTGGGATCATTTGTTAG
- a CDS encoding response regulator: MPIRVLVVDDHQLFRRGVIGILQLSEEFEVVGEGSNGEEAVDMVERVKPDVLIMDLSMPVMNGMEAMRQIQHMETSTRVLILTVNEEEEALFEAVKNGAQGYLIKTVEPNELLAAIRNVAAGEAVIPSNLAVKILSEIAKPKPVTVEALIEPLTQRELEVLKELGKGFSNREIAKHLFISENTVRNHVRNILDKLHMTNRVQAAAYAVREGLIKGDETS; encoded by the coding sequence ATGCCGATTCGAGTACTTGTAGTTGATGATCATCAATTGTTTCGACGTGGAGTTATAGGCATATTACAGTTGTCGGAGGAGTTTGAAGTTGTTGGCGAAGGAAGCAATGGCGAAGAAGCCGTTGATATGGTGGAGCGTGTAAAACCTGATGTATTGATCATGGATTTATCCATGCCCGTTATGAATGGGATGGAAGCAATGCGTCAGATTCAGCATATGGAGACAAGTACGCGAGTTCTTATTTTAACTGTAAATGAAGAAGAAGAAGCATTATTTGAAGCTGTGAAAAATGGAGCACAAGGATATTTGATAAAAACGGTGGAGCCGAATGAGTTACTGGCCGCTATTCGCAATGTCGCTGCCGGAGAAGCTGTAATACCTAGCAATCTGGCCGTTAAGATCTTGTCTGAAATCGCCAAACCGAAACCGGTGACTGTTGAAGCATTGATTGAACCATTGACGCAAAGAGAGCTGGAAGTGTTAAAGGAGCTTGGGAAAGGATTCTCCAATCGGGAAATTGCCAAACATCTTTTTATTAGTGAAAATACCGTACGCAACCACGTACGTAATATATTGGATAAATTGCACATGACAAACCGTGTGCAAGCAGCAGCATATGCCGTGCGAGAAGGTCTGATCAAAGGGGATGAAACCAGTTGA
- a CDS encoding sensor histidine kinase has translation MSSLQDFLSKPEGSLPIFESHVFRHVFEYAADGYIILDEHMNVLYMNQTAKTWFGDLSMNHPIRCNDLLHCHDGQGNSLKQSGCYGQCVFFSKSSLTNIEMNVKNLAGEERLVSVSYSYIPSHSLTERIIMMSIRDITDAKQFEAEKRKVEKLTYTIRERERLARDLHDTVAQDLAFANMKLKVIEQDAAKLQGDKLCESIHDVSVVLDDCLVELRHTLRDLNFSGRDLHGFVQNTVRTFEKRTGIQIKLYVEGTFEDLDVMIATQVARLLQESLANIRKHAKATIAILSLIRTNHMLKVMVSDNGIGFDPDSINAEHHFGLRSMRERCAAMHARAVLDAKPGKGTTWTFEFDL, from the coding sequence TTGAGTAGTCTGCAGGACTTTTTGTCAAAGCCGGAAGGTTCATTGCCAATCTTTGAGTCGCATGTTTTTCGGCATGTTTTTGAATATGCAGCTGACGGTTATATCATTCTGGACGAACATATGAATGTGTTGTATATGAATCAAACAGCGAAGACGTGGTTTGGCGATTTGTCCATGAATCATCCGATACGTTGCAACGATCTGTTGCATTGTCACGATGGACAGGGAAATTCGCTAAAACAATCCGGATGTTATGGACAGTGTGTATTTTTCTCAAAGTCTTCATTAACCAATATTGAAATGAACGTAAAAAATCTGGCAGGAGAAGAACGGCTTGTTTCTGTTTCCTACTCGTATATTCCATCTCATTCATTAACAGAACGCATCATTATGATGTCGATTCGGGATATTACCGATGCCAAGCAATTCGAGGCAGAAAAGAGAAAAGTTGAAAAATTGACATATACGATTCGTGAACGTGAGCGGTTGGCCAGAGATTTACATGACACGGTTGCACAGGATCTGGCGTTCGCAAATATGAAATTAAAAGTTATCGAACAAGATGCGGCAAAGCTTCAGGGTGACAAACTTTGTGAATCTATTCACGATGTTTCGGTTGTTTTGGATGATTGCCTTGTGGAGCTTCGACATACGTTGCGGGATTTAAACTTTTCAGGAAGAGACCTACATGGCTTTGTTCAAAACACTGTACGTACGTTTGAAAAACGTACTGGCATTCAAATAAAATTGTACGTGGAGGGAACATTTGAAGATTTGGATGTCATGATTGCCACACAAGTAGCGAGATTGCTACAGGAATCGTTGGCGAATATTCGAAAACATGCGAAAGCAACCATAGCCATCCTTTCATTGATTCGAACAAATCATATGTTGAAAGTAATGGTCAGTGATAATGGAATCGGCTTTGACCCGGATTCCATCAATGCAGAACATCATTTTGGATTGCGCTCCATGCGTGAACGATGTGCTGCAATGCACGCAAGAGCAGTCTTGGATGCGAAGCCTGGGAAAGGAACGACTTGGACATTTGAATTTGACTTATAG
- a CDS encoding cytochrome c oxidase subunit 2A, translating into MADLSPTPGKGSTLPNAPTTQEEHPHDKYSLKGTFACVLLLAALIVASWYAVFALFLSRQ; encoded by the coding sequence ATGGCAGACCTGTCGCCAACACCGGGAAAGGGGAGCACTTTGCCAAATGCGCCAACCACACAGGAAGAACATCCACATGACAAATATTCTCTAAAAGGGACATTTGCTTGTGTATTGTTGCTGGCTGCTTTGATTGTTGCGAGTTGGTATGCGGTCTTTGCGTTATTTTTGAGTAGGCAGTAG
- a CDS encoding cytochrome c oxidase subunit II: MYMPRSEKVWITIGGVVLAAFFATVAIDAFVMGATPPSDPKMIDPAKVSTTPPFDKPGLVQVGPKEYDANMTAFTFGFGPNVLNVPVGAKVNFHVTSKDVVHGFEIPGTDVNMMIDPGFVNSASHTFDKPGKYLILCNEYCGAGHQLMMATIIVGGDAK; encoded by the coding sequence ATGTACATGCCTCGTTCTGAGAAGGTTTGGATCACCATTGGAGGCGTGGTTTTAGCAGCTTTTTTTGCTACGGTTGCTATAGACGCATTTGTAATGGGTGCAACTCCACCGTCTGATCCAAAAATGATTGATCCGGCAAAAGTAAGTACAACACCGCCATTTGACAAACCAGGCTTGGTTCAAGTCGGACCGAAAGAATATGATGCCAATATGACTGCATTCACCTTTGGTTTCGGTCCAAATGTGTTAAATGTTCCGGTAGGCGCTAAAGTGAACTTTCATGTCACCAGCAAAGATGTGGTACATGGATTTGAAATTCCTGGTACTGATGTAAACATGATGATTGATCCGGGATTTGTGAATAGCGCATCACATACGTTTGATAAGCCGGGAAAATACTTAATCTTGTGCAATGAATATTGTGGTGCGGGACACCAGTTGATGATGGCTACTATCATTGTAGGTGGTGATGCGAAGTGA
- a CDS encoding b(o/a)3-type cytochrome-c oxidase subunit 1 translates to MTQDNSILARFDKKDASLSLAYVVIAFLAIFIGAIAGLLQGLDRGHLITLPSTLYYEILTAHGVMMGVIFTTFFIIGFLFAGTARTVGGLTNLSRSLGWIGYWMMVIGTALGTAEILAGNASVLYTFYAPLKASPFFYIALTLIVVGSWLGGYGIFASFVNWRRNHKGQTTPLFAYMATATMALWQIATLGVAAEVLFQLIPWSFGWVPTIDVLLSRTLFWFFGHPLVYFWLLPAYACWYVNIPKIIGTKLFSNALPRVTFMLFLLLSTPVGFHHQLLEPGIPPSWKALHVALTMGVVIPSLMTAFALFATFEIRGRERGAKSLFGWFSSLPYSDVRFFGPFMGMLMFIPAGIGGIINASFQLDEVVHNTLWVTGHFHITVGAAVALTFFGTAYWLIPALNGRVLTPRMNKMGLLQVFLWVVGMTFMSVSMHTLGLLGEPRRTAFTNYLNSPVVQEWAGMRLTLAIGGIILFISAMILTANIVNLLFFAPKGETEFPVAEEAAATPESVPPILERWGVWLSIAVVLVLIAYTMPVYDQIQLHPPGSKGFVTW, encoded by the coding sequence ATGACGCAAGACAATTCGATACTGGCGCGTTTTGATAAAAAGGATGCATCCCTGAGTCTGGCATATGTTGTAATTGCTTTTTTAGCGATATTCATTGGTGCTATTGCAGGTCTTCTGCAAGGACTTGACCGTGGTCATTTGATTACACTTCCAAGCACCTTATATTATGAGATTTTAACTGCACATGGCGTGATGATGGGAGTTATTTTTACGACCTTTTTTATCATTGGATTCCTGTTTGCAGGTACAGCCCGCACTGTTGGGGGACTTACCAACCTTTCCAGATCACTGGGTTGGATTGGCTACTGGATGATGGTGATTGGCACAGCTCTTGGAACGGCTGAGATTTTAGCTGGGAATGCTTCTGTACTTTATACGTTTTATGCACCTTTAAAAGCTTCCCCCTTTTTTTATATCGCATTGACTTTGATTGTTGTGGGGAGCTGGCTTGGTGGATACGGAATATTTGCAAGTTTCGTCAATTGGCGCCGCAATCATAAAGGACAGACAACACCCCTGTTTGCTTATATGGCAACTGCAACCATGGCATTATGGCAAATTGCCACACTTGGTGTTGCGGCTGAAGTTCTCTTTCAATTGATTCCATGGTCATTTGGGTGGGTTCCGACGATTGATGTACTGCTCAGTCGTACATTATTCTGGTTTTTTGGGCATCCTCTGGTATATTTCTGGCTCTTGCCGGCATATGCTTGTTGGTATGTAAACATTCCGAAGATTATTGGCACCAAACTTTTTAGCAATGCATTGCCGCGTGTGACTTTTATGTTGTTCTTGTTATTGTCTACGCCGGTCGGATTCCACCATCAATTGCTTGAGCCAGGAATCCCGCCGAGTTGGAAGGCGTTGCATGTTGCATTGACAATGGGTGTTGTTATTCCTTCTTTGATGACCGCATTCGCCTTGTTTGCAACATTTGAGATCCGCGGCCGTGAACGCGGCGCCAAGAGTCTCTTTGGATGGTTTTCCTCACTGCCATATAGTGATGTTCGTTTTTTTGGACCATTCATGGGCATGTTAATGTTTATTCCGGCAGGTATTGGCGGTATTATCAATGCCAGTTTTCAATTGGATGAAGTCGTTCATAATACGTTATGGGTTACTGGACATTTCCATATTACTGTAGGGGCAGCCGTTGCATTAACTTTCTTTGGGACGGCGTATTGGCTGATTCCTGCTCTTAATGGGCGTGTCTTAACACCGCGCATGAATAAAATGGGCTTGCTGCAAGTGTTCTTATGGGTTGTCGGCATGACTTTCATGTCAGTCTCCATGCATACATTAGGATTGTTGGGAGAACCGCGCCGTACAGCGTTTACGAATTATTTGAACAGTCCTGTCGTGCAAGAATGGGCAGGAATGCGTTTGACATTGGCAATTGGCGGGATCATCCTTTTCATATCTGCCATGATTTTGACCGCTAATATTGTGAATCTCCTGTTTTTTGCTCCCAAAGGCGAAACTGAGTTTCCGGTCGCAGAAGAAGCTGCTGCAACACCTGAGAGCGTTCCACCGATTTTGGAGCGCTGGGGAGTCTGGTTGTCAATCGCGGTTGTATTGGTTTTGATTGCGTATACTATGCCTGTTTACGATCAAATCCAACTCCATCCACCAGGATCGAAAGGTTTTGTTACCTGGTAA
- a CDS encoding CBS and ACT domain-containing protein yields MLVEQIMVKENIITLSPESTLSEILELEKKNQIRHFPVVSNGEVIGIVSDIDIRDARPSILDENPDSSILNTPVKQFMKQVNLITVHPLDFVEDAALKMYQYRIGFLPVMKDNQLVGILTRNDILQTLVEMMGVSTPSSRIEVELPDTPQGLFGIANVLLQCNAKVCSMLMLPSNTPLTRRISLRVKTIDPGKIIQHLKNNGYTVIDPPLE; encoded by the coding sequence ATGTTAGTCGAGCAGATTATGGTGAAAGAGAATATTATAACGCTTTCGCCGGAATCCACTTTAAGTGAGATTTTGGAACTCGAAAAAAAGAATCAAATCCGGCATTTTCCTGTTGTTTCGAATGGAGAAGTGATAGGAATCGTCTCCGATATTGATATTCGGGATGCACGCCCTTCCATACTCGACGAAAATCCAGATTCATCTATATTAAATACACCTGTCAAGCAATTTATGAAGCAGGTGAATCTCATCACTGTGCATCCTCTCGACTTCGTGGAAGATGCTGCCTTAAAAATGTATCAGTATCGAATCGGATTTTTACCTGTAATGAAAGACAACCAATTGGTCGGAATTCTCACACGAAATGACATTTTGCAAACATTAGTAGAGATGATGGGCGTGTCAACACCATCCAGCAGAATCGAAGTAGAATTGCCGGATACACCCCAAGGCTTATTTGGGATTGCAAATGTACTGCTGCAATGCAATGCGAAAGTATGCTCAATGCTGATGCTGCCATCCAATACTCCACTTACGCGAAGGATCAGTTTGCGCGTGAAAACGATTGATCCAGGAAAGATCATTCAACATTTAAAAAACAATGGATATACCGTAATTGATCCTCCACTTGAATAA
- a CDS encoding universal stress protein — MYNKILVAYDGSEHSQRATDAAISLCRGRESICQITLLHVNPLVHYWGGDLIAIDINIEEKINEESMKLLKPAAEKVLHAGIPCNSVIVSGDPALEIYDKAKAEQYDLIVMGSRGLGAFSELVLGSVSHKVAQHAVCPVLIVK, encoded by the coding sequence ATGTATAATAAAATACTGGTAGCTTATGACGGTTCAGAACATTCGCAAAGAGCAACAGATGCAGCCATTTCCCTTTGCAGAGGCAGAGAATCGATTTGTCAAATTACTTTATTGCATGTAAATCCGCTTGTTCATTATTGGGGTGGAGACTTAATCGCCATCGATATCAATATCGAAGAGAAAATAAATGAAGAAAGCATGAAACTGCTAAAGCCAGCCGCAGAAAAAGTACTTCATGCAGGAATTCCGTGCAATAGCGTGATTGTTTCCGGAGATCCGGCTTTGGAAATCTATGATAAGGCGAAAGCAGAACAATATGATTTGATTGTGATGGGAAGCCGCGGTTTAGGCGCGTTCAGCGAATTGGTTTTAGGAAGTGTAAGCCATAAAGTAGCTCAGCATGCTGTTTGCCCGGTTCTTATTGTAAAATAA
- a CDS encoding Lin0512 family protein: MNKVMFIEIGTGIDLHGQDVTVACARACRDAIGHNSMPGLRSVLPGNSLDNMKVHVTLGVPFHHEQVNIETVKAVFPYGQVFITIREGGLLASSGVILPEKGDQTDEMVIVNAVVEVGY; encoded by the coding sequence ATGAACAAAGTGATGTTTATTGAAATTGGCACCGGCATCGATTTGCATGGACAAGATGTTACAGTCGCATGTGCTCGCGCCTGTCGCGATGCAATCGGCCACAATTCCATGCCTGGCTTGCGATCTGTATTGCCCGGCAACAGTCTGGATAACATGAAGGTGCACGTGACACTAGGCGTACCCTTTCACCATGAGCAAGTCAATATAGAAACAGTCAAGGCAGTCTTCCCATATGGACAGGTATTCATTACGATCCGCGAAGGCGGACTCCTCGCAAGCAGTGGCGTAATCTTGCCGGAAAAAGGGGATCAAACGGATGAAATGGTCATCGTAAATGCAGTAGTAGAAGTCGGCTACTAG
- a CDS encoding acetate/propionate family kinase encodes MQVVVGVSNRHVHLTKLDLEVLFGKGYELTYVKDLRQPGQFAAEETVSLIGPKGAIHHVRVLGPCRSYTQVEISRTDSFILGVQPPIRDSGDLAGAESILIRGPRGEVEAKEAVILPLRHIHMTPADADRLGVTNKQFVSVHVPGERALLLEHVLCRVADASALEFHLDTDEANAANLKNGDLVEIVTDSEIKLGNVNVLHKKSRILVLNCGSSTIKYKIYQMPEETIVETDTIAKIPASEYGNRIENVLKGFSQHKFDAICHRVVHGGEDFKQSTIVTEEVKASIRKYERFAPLHNPNNLIGIESAEKVFPDTLQVAVFDTAFHQTMPPSSYLYSIPYEYYEKYGIRKYGFHGMSHRYVMERAEQLLEISASKLRLLSCHIGNGVSICAIKHGKSYDTSMGLTPLAGLTMGTRSGNIDPSIISFIQDIEESSTEGVIDILNYKSGVLGISGVSGDLRDVMEAAKAGDKRCQLAIEMYTTRIHKYIGLYLARLNGVDGIIFTAGVGENSPELREMICAGFEYAGVVLDYEQNRNKHGERFISAQYSPIKVMVIPTNEELIMARDGYALLPKLRENKRTAEVVS; translated from the coding sequence ATGCAAGTTGTAGTAGGTGTTTCCAATCGGCATGTCCATTTGACAAAGCTGGATTTGGAAGTTTTATTCGGGAAAGGGTACGAATTGACATATGTAAAAGACTTGCGCCAACCTGGGCAGTTTGCAGCGGAAGAAACCGTATCGCTGATTGGTCCGAAAGGCGCCATTCATCATGTTCGGGTATTAGGACCATGCCGCTCCTATACGCAAGTGGAAATTTCCAGAACGGATTCTTTTATTCTCGGAGTGCAACCGCCGATTCGAGATTCCGGAGATCTGGCGGGTGCTGAATCGATTCTCATACGTGGACCCAGAGGGGAGGTCGAGGCGAAAGAAGCTGTCATCCTTCCTTTGCGGCATATTCATATGACGCCAGCAGATGCCGACCGGTTAGGGGTCACGAACAAACAATTCGTAAGTGTTCATGTTCCAGGTGAGCGTGCTTTACTGTTGGAACATGTATTATGTCGGGTTGCAGACGCTTCAGCTTTGGAATTTCATCTAGATACAGATGAAGCAAATGCAGCTAATTTGAAAAATGGCGACTTAGTAGAAATTGTAACAGATTCAGAAATCAAGCTGGGAAATGTAAATGTTTTACACAAAAAATCCCGTATTCTCGTTTTGAATTGTGGAAGCTCTACGATTAAATACAAAATTTATCAAATGCCGGAAGAAACGATCGTTGAGACAGATACGATTGCGAAGATCCCGGCTTCAGAGTATGGAAATCGGATCGAAAACGTCCTGAAAGGATTCTCACAGCACAAATTTGATGCGATCTGTCATCGTGTCGTACATGGCGGCGAAGATTTTAAACAATCAACGATTGTAACAGAGGAAGTAAAAGCATCCATTCGAAAATATGAAAGATTTGCCCCGTTACACAATCCGAACAACTTGATAGGGATTGAATCAGCTGAGAAGGTATTTCCCGATACGCTGCAGGTAGCTGTTTTTGATACGGCATTCCATCAAACAATGCCGCCGTCTTCGTATTTGTATTCCATCCCTTATGAATATTATGAAAAATACGGGATTCGAAAATACGGATTTCACGGCATGAGTCACCGTTACGTCATGGAACGCGCCGAACAACTGCTTGAGATTTCGGCATCCAAATTGCGGTTATTAAGTTGTCATATTGGCAATGGCGTAAGCATTTGCGCGATTAAGCACGGAAAATCTTATGATACATCGATGGGTTTAACGCCCCTTGCAGGATTGACGATGGGAACGAGAAGCGGCAATATCGACCCTAGCATTATTTCATTTATTCAAGACATTGAAGAATCATCAACAGAAGGTGTTATTGATATTTTAAATTACAAGAGTGGCGTTTTGGGGATTTCCGGGGTGTCTGGCGATCTCCGGGATGTTATGGAGGCAGCGAAGGCAGGAGACAAACGCTGTCAATTGGCAATCGAAATGTACACGACTCGTATTCATAAATACATTGGTTTATATTTGGCACGATTAAATGGCGTAGATGGAATTATATTTACAGCCGGTGTAGGAGAAAACAGTCCTGAGCTGCGGGAGATGATTTGCGCCGGCTTTGAGTATGCAGGTGTTGTGCTGGATTATGAACAAAACAGAAATAAACATGGAGAACGGTTTATTTCCGCGCAATATTCACCAATCAAAGTGATGGTGATTCCAACGAATGAAGAATTGATCATGGCGCGGGATGGATATGCGTTATTGCCAAAGTTACGCGAAAATAAGCGAACAGCGGAAGTTGTTTCATAA
- a CDS encoding LL-diaminopimelate aminotransferase, which produces MDIIASNRIQQLSTGIFTELANRKRRAVENGISVIDLSVGSPDLPPPSIVIHTLKEYVQDTSKYGYTLTGTPDFLRAVAYFYKERYGVGLNPDEEILQLMGSQDGLAHLAMAIVNPGEYVLVPDPGYPIYEASVTIAGGHIYPMPLLKENNFLPKFEDIPIDILRKTKMMIISYPGNPVTALADRSFFQQVIDFAKTNNILVVHDFAYSELIFDGRQPVSFLSVPGAKEVGIEFNSLSKTFNMAGCRIGYAAGNSKILRILADLKSNIDYGIFYPIQKAAEAALTSDFSTLRSQVLEYESRREVLINGLANAGWKIDPPPATMFVWAAIPKGWTSKEFVYDLIEEAGVAVVPGDAFGGQGEGYVRIALVQPAERLAEAADRIGEFLKKAKQ; this is translated from the coding sequence ATGGACATTATCGCTTCGAATCGCATTCAACAATTAAGTACCGGAATCTTCACAGAATTGGCCAACCGTAAAAGAAGAGCAGTTGAAAATGGAATTTCCGTTATCGATTTAAGTGTTGGCAGCCCGGATCTGCCGCCTCCGTCAATCGTGATCCATACATTAAAGGAATATGTCCAGGATACATCCAAGTATGGATATACCTTGACCGGAACACCTGACTTTCTACGTGCTGTGGCTTATTTCTATAAAGAACGCTATGGAGTTGGACTGAATCCCGATGAGGAAATTCTGCAACTGATGGGGTCGCAAGATGGCTTGGCACATCTCGCCATGGCCATCGTAAATCCAGGCGAATATGTATTGGTTCCCGACCCTGGTTACCCGATCTATGAAGCAAGTGTAACGATTGCCGGCGGTCACATTTACCCAATGCCTTTATTGAAAGAAAATAATTTTCTCCCAAAATTCGAGGACATTCCAATAGATATTTTGAGAAAAACCAAAATGATGATTATCAGCTATCCTGGAAATCCCGTAACAGCACTTGCAGATCGGTCATTTTTTCAGCAAGTGATTGATTTTGCCAAAACGAACAATATTCTCGTTGTACATGATTTTGCATACTCGGAACTAATTTTTGACGGCAGACAACCAGTAAGTTTCTTATCCGTTCCAGGCGCCAAAGAAGTAGGCATTGAATTTAATTCACTTTCCAAAACATTTAATATGGCCGGTTGCCGAATCGGCTATGCAGCCGGAAATTCTAAGATTTTAAGGATATTGGCAGATTTAAAATCAAATATTGACTACGGTATTTTTTATCCGATACAGAAAGCGGCAGAGGCGGCTTTGACCTCCGATTTTTCTACACTACGATCACAAGTCTTAGAATATGAATCGAGACGGGAGGTTCTCATTAACGGCCTTGCCAATGCTGGTTGGAAAATCGATCCTCCGCCTGCCACAATGTTTGTATGGGCAGCGATTCCTAAGGGATGGACTTCAAAAGAGTTTGTATACGATCTGATTGAGGAAGCTGGCGTTGCAGTAGTGCCGGGAGATGCTTTTGGCGGACAGGGAGAAGGTTATGTCCGAATTGCTCTTGTTCAGCCTGCAGAGCGTTTGGCAGAAGCCGCAGATCGAATTGGAGAGTTCCTAAAAAAAGCTAAGCAGTAG